One Micromonospora sp. WMMD812 genomic window carries:
- a CDS encoding dipeptide ABC transporter ATP-binding protein, whose protein sequence is MTAPASSTKVRGETILSVDNLVKHFPISQGVLFKKQVGAVKAVDGVSFELRRGETLGIVGESGCGKSTLARLLMRLETPTSGRATLEGKDLFKSSGGELRRLRRNMQMVMQDPYTSLNPRMTVGDIIGEPFEIHPDAAPKGSKRKRVQELLDVVGLNPEHINRYPHQFSGGQRQRIGIARALALRPEIIVCDEPVSALDVSIQAQVINLLEQLQDEFGLSYIFIAHDLSVVRHISDRVAVMYLGRIVEVGTEDEIYERATHPYTQALLSAVPVPDPEARNDRNIIRLVGDVPSPADPPSGCRFRTRCWKAQEICAVEDPQTVPRAADPHPSACHFAELRPTATA, encoded by the coding sequence ATGACAGCGCCCGCTAGCAGCACCAAGGTCCGCGGCGAGACCATCCTCTCCGTCGACAACCTGGTCAAGCACTTCCCGATCTCGCAGGGCGTGCTGTTCAAGAAGCAGGTCGGCGCGGTCAAGGCCGTCGACGGGGTCAGCTTCGAGCTGCGCCGCGGCGAGACGCTCGGCATCGTCGGCGAGTCCGGCTGCGGCAAGTCGACGCTGGCCCGGCTGCTGATGCGGTTGGAGACACCGACCTCGGGCCGGGCCACCCTGGAGGGCAAGGACCTGTTCAAGTCCTCCGGCGGCGAGCTGCGCCGGCTGCGGCGGAACATGCAGATGGTCATGCAGGACCCGTACACCTCGCTGAACCCGCGGATGACGGTCGGCGACATCATCGGCGAGCCGTTCGAGATCCACCCGGACGCGGCCCCCAAGGGCAGCAAGCGCAAGCGGGTACAGGAACTGCTGGACGTGGTCGGGCTGAACCCGGAGCACATCAACCGGTACCCGCACCAGTTCTCCGGCGGCCAGCGGCAGCGCATCGGCATCGCCCGGGCGCTCGCCCTGCGTCCGGAGATCATCGTCTGCGACGAGCCGGTCTCCGCGCTGGATGTGTCGATCCAGGCGCAGGTGATCAACCTGCTGGAGCAGCTCCAGGACGAGTTCGGGCTCTCCTACATCTTCATCGCCCACGACCTGTCGGTGGTCCGGCACATCTCGGACCGGGTCGCGGTCATGTACCTCGGCCGGATCGTGGAGGTCGGCACCGAGGACGAGATCTACGAGCGGGCCACCCACCCGTACACCCAGGCGCTGCTCTCCGCGGTGCCGGTGCCGGACCCGGAGGCCCGCAACGACCGGAACATCATCCGGCTCGTCGGCGACGTGCCGTCGCCGGCCGACCCGCCCAGCGGGTGCCGCTTCCGCACCCGCTGCTGGAAGGCCCAGGAGATCTGCGCCGTCGAGGACCCGCAGACGGTCCCGCGGGCCGCCGACCCGCACCCCTCGGCGTGCCACTTCGCCGAGCTCCGCCCCACCGCGACGGCCTGA
- a CDS encoding ABC transporter permease: protein MFRYILRRLLQMVLAFFGTTLIVYALMFAGQGDPIQALAGERPVTPAQRAYLTEKFHLDQTGVGGFFYRYFDYVKNLVQGDLGQSLTGRQIGDILEQAWPTTVKLALIALAVAIIFGVTAGVIAGIRRAGIFDNATLVLTLLVLGIPTIVLAPLAQFFFGVKWQLFPPTAGAEPSFYALLLPGIVLGSLSLATALRLTRTSVAENLRADYVRTARSKGLVKRRIVSVHVLRNSLIPVVTFLGVELGNLMSGAIITEGVFNIPGVGFNLFRGIRTEDGPLVVGIVSVLVVVYLVSNLVVDVLYAVLDPRIRYE from the coding sequence ATGTTCCGCTACATCCTGCGGCGCCTCCTGCAGATGGTCCTGGCGTTCTTCGGGACCACGCTGATCGTCTACGCGCTGATGTTCGCCGGGCAGGGCGACCCGATCCAGGCCCTCGCCGGCGAGCGGCCGGTGACACCGGCCCAGCGGGCATACCTGACGGAGAAGTTCCACCTCGACCAGACCGGCGTCGGTGGCTTCTTCTACCGCTACTTCGACTACGTGAAGAACCTCGTCCAGGGTGACCTGGGCCAGTCGCTCACCGGCCGGCAGATCGGCGACATCCTCGAGCAGGCCTGGCCGACCACGGTCAAGCTGGCCCTCATCGCGCTCGCCGTGGCCATCATCTTCGGCGTCACCGCCGGCGTGATCGCCGGCATCCGCCGGGCCGGCATCTTCGACAACGCGACCCTGGTGCTGACCCTGCTGGTGCTGGGCATTCCGACCATCGTGCTGGCGCCGCTCGCGCAGTTCTTCTTCGGCGTCAAGTGGCAGCTCTTCCCACCCACCGCGGGCGCGGAGCCCAGCTTCTACGCGCTGCTGCTGCCCGGCATCGTGCTCGGCTCGCTCTCGCTGGCGACGGCGCTGCGACTCACCCGCACCTCGGTGGCGGAGAACCTACGCGCCGACTACGTCCGCACCGCCCGGTCCAAGGGCCTGGTCAAACGGCGCATCGTCAGCGTCCACGTGCTGCGCAACTCGCTCATCCCGGTGGTGACCTTCCTCGGCGTCGAGCTGGGCAACCTGATGAGCGGCGCGATCATCACCGAGGGCGTCTTCAACATCCCCGGCGTGGGCTTCAACCTCTTCCGCGGCATCCGCACCGAGGACGGCCCCCTGGTGGTGGGAATCGTCAGCGTCCTCGTCGTCGTCTACCTGGTCTCGAACCTGGTGGTGGATGTCCTGTACGCCGTACTCGACCCGAGGATCCGCTATGAGTGA
- a CDS encoding ABC transporter substrate-binding protein, with translation MRVRRLAAWTALPLAVTLGLAACGSGGDGGSGSSDPNAAVSIQIAEPQHLVPTNTTETSGSQVLAGLFAPLVDYDAQNKPYEVAADSVTSTDHKVWTIKLKDGFTFHNGEKVTSDDYINAWNYGAYAPNGQGASYFFEKIAGYQDLQGDKPKAKEMSGLEKVDDLTFQVTLSAPYIDFETMLGYNAFYPLPEAAFSAPGVLKDSYEQAPIGQGPFKMKGTWQHDSKIDVERYDAYPGEKPKVKNIEFRVYQQLTAAYADVLGDNLDVLPTIPTESLSTAPTDLGDRYQTSPMSSFQFLAFPTFDKNFSNPDVRKAISMAIDRDEITKSIFKGSQQSARSFVSPVLPGYRENTAGAAGEFNPTEAKKLYQAAGGPSKIVISYNGDGGHKDWVDATANQLKANLGVEVVGSAEPKFADLLTKVEKKQPVGLFRMGWVMDYPSMEDYLGPLYSTNGSSNYYGYSNPEFDKLVKEGSAAPTQEEAIKKYQQAEDILAKDMPVIPLRFGENVFGHSTKVKNVEMDLFQRVNLVKIEAAS, from the coding sequence ATGCGAGTTCGTAGGCTCGCCGCCTGGACCGCCCTCCCGCTCGCGGTGACCCTGGGCCTCGCGGCCTGCGGCAGCGGCGGCGACGGCGGATCCGGCAGCAGCGACCCCAATGCGGCGGTCAGTATCCAGATCGCCGAGCCGCAGCACCTGGTTCCGACGAACACCACCGAGACGTCCGGCTCGCAGGTGCTCGCCGGCCTGTTCGCCCCGCTCGTCGACTACGACGCGCAGAACAAGCCGTACGAGGTCGCGGCCGACTCGGTGACGTCGACCGACCACAAGGTCTGGACGATCAAGCTCAAGGACGGCTTCACCTTCCACAACGGCGAGAAGGTCACGTCCGACGACTACATCAACGCCTGGAACTACGGCGCGTACGCGCCCAACGGTCAGGGCGCCAGCTACTTCTTCGAGAAGATCGCCGGCTACCAGGACCTCCAGGGCGACAAGCCGAAGGCCAAGGAGATGTCCGGCCTGGAGAAGGTCGACGACCTGACCTTCCAGGTGACGCTCTCCGCGCCGTACATCGACTTCGAGACGATGCTCGGCTACAACGCCTTCTACCCGCTGCCGGAGGCCGCGTTCTCGGCCCCGGGCGTGCTCAAGGACTCCTACGAGCAGGCGCCGATCGGCCAGGGCCCGTTCAAGATGAAGGGCACCTGGCAGCACGACAGCAAGATCGACGTCGAGCGGTACGACGCCTACCCGGGCGAGAAGCCCAAGGTGAAGAACATCGAGTTCCGGGTCTACCAGCAGCTCACCGCCGCGTACGCGGACGTGCTGGGTGACAACCTGGACGTGCTGCCGACGATCCCGACCGAGAGCCTGAGCACGGCGCCGACCGACCTGGGCGACCGGTACCAGACCAGCCCGATGTCGTCGTTCCAGTTCCTGGCGTTCCCGACGTTCGACAAGAACTTCAGCAACCCGGACGTGCGCAAGGCGATCTCGATGGCGATCGACCGGGACGAGATCACCAAGTCGATCTTCAAGGGCTCGCAGCAGTCGGCCCGCTCGTTCGTCTCGCCGGTGCTGCCGGGTTACCGGGAGAACACCGCGGGCGCGGCGGGTGAGTTCAACCCGACCGAGGCCAAGAAGCTGTACCAGGCCGCGGGCGGCCCGTCGAAGATCGTCATCTCCTACAACGGCGACGGCGGTCACAAGGACTGGGTCGACGCGACCGCCAACCAGCTGAAGGCCAACCTGGGCGTCGAGGTCGTCGGCTCGGCCGAGCCGAAGTTCGCCGACCTGCTCACCAAGGTCGAGAAGAAGCAGCCGGTCGGCCTGTTCCGGATGGGTTGGGTCATGGACTACCCGTCCATGGAGGACTACCTGGGCCCGCTGTACAGCACCAACGGCTCGTCGAACTACTACGGGTACAGCAACCCGGAGTTCGACAAGCTGGTGAAGGAGGGCTCCGCCGCTCCCACCCAGGAAGAGGCGATCAAGAAGTACCAGCAGGCCGAGGACATCCTGGCCAAGGACATGCCGGTGATCCCGCTCCGCTTCGGCGAGAACGTGTTCGGCCACTCGACCAAGGTCAAGAACGTCGAGATGGACCTGTTCCAGCGCGTCAACCTGGTCAAGATCGAGGCGGCCAGCTGA
- a CDS encoding ABC transporter ATP-binding protein, translating to MTDSVVQPTPASATPEGGHLLELRDLYVEFRTGEGVAKVINGVSYHLDAGETLAVLGESGSGKSVTAQAIMGILDTPPAHIRSGQILYQGRDLLALSEEQRRQVRGKEIAMIFQDALSALNPVFPVGWQIGETLRQREGMSRADARRRAIELMDLVKIPAAARRIGDYPHQFSGGMRQRVMIAMALALNPKVLIADEPTTALDVTVQAQIMDLLADLRRDLGMAMILITHDLGVVAGVADRIAVMYAGRIVEHADVRSLYRAPAHPYTKGLLESIPRLDVRGQELSTIKGLPPNLMKIPSGCPFHPRCPYVQQVCIDVVPHDLVLGDGRTSACHFAQEVRDDSAR from the coding sequence ATGACTGACTCCGTCGTTCAGCCCACGCCCGCCTCCGCCACCCCGGAGGGCGGCCACCTGCTCGAGCTCCGGGACCTCTACGTCGAGTTCCGCACCGGCGAGGGTGTGGCCAAGGTGATCAACGGGGTGTCGTACCACCTGGACGCCGGCGAGACGCTCGCCGTCCTCGGCGAGTCCGGCTCCGGCAAGTCGGTGACCGCCCAGGCGATCATGGGCATCCTGGACACCCCGCCGGCGCACATCCGCTCCGGGCAGATCCTCTACCAGGGGCGCGACCTGCTCGCCCTGTCGGAGGAGCAGCGCCGGCAGGTGCGCGGCAAGGAGATCGCGATGATCTTCCAGGACGCGCTCTCCGCGCTGAACCCGGTCTTCCCGGTGGGCTGGCAGATCGGCGAGACCCTGCGCCAGCGGGAGGGGATGTCCCGCGCCGACGCCCGGCGCCGCGCCATCGAGCTGATGGACCTGGTGAAGATCCCGGCCGCCGCCCGGCGGATCGGCGACTACCCGCACCAGTTCTCCGGCGGCATGCGGCAGCGCGTCATGATCGCGATGGCGCTCGCGCTCAACCCGAAGGTGCTGATCGCCGACGAGCCGACCACCGCACTGGACGTCACCGTGCAGGCCCAGATCATGGACCTCCTCGCCGACCTGCGCCGGGACCTCGGCATGGCGATGATCCTGATCACCCATGACCTGGGCGTGGTGGCCGGCGTGGCGGACCGGATCGCGGTCATGTACGCCGGCCGGATCGTCGAGCACGCCGACGTCCGCTCGCTCTACCGGGCGCCCGCGCACCCGTACACCAAGGGCCTGCTGGAGTCGATCCCGCGCCTGGACGTCCGCGGCCAGGAGCTCTCCACGATCAAGGGACTGCCGCCGAACCTGATGAAAATCCCCTCCGGCTGCCCGTTCCACCCCCGGTGCCCGTACGTGCAGCAGGTCTGCATCGACGTGGTGCCGCACGACCTGGTCCTCGGCGACGGCCGGACCAGCGCATGCCACTTCGCGCAGGAGGTCCGTGATGACAGCGCCCGCTAG
- a CDS encoding ABC transporter permease, protein MSDFETVAATENQAARRGPSGEPGNPNQPGTPGKPRSLAGDAWRDLRRNPIFWVSLTLVLIVTLMAVAPGLFTANDPKDCLLSRQHAGPSGGAIFGYGFQGCDTFSRAVYGTQASLLVGALSALFTGVLALIVGMLAGYFGGWVDAVLSRVIDIVLGIPLLLAAIVLLKRVGTESPNFRLGAVVLVLALLGWTTAARVVRSSVITAKEQDYVAAARMLGAGNGRIMLRHILPNALAPAIVVLTIALGSFIAAEATLSFLGIGLSQETISWGQDIDTGRVHMREAATPLIVPSAFLALTVLAFIMLGDAIRDAFDPKLR, encoded by the coding sequence ATGAGTGATTTTGAGACGGTGGCGGCCACCGAGAACCAGGCCGCGCGCCGTGGCCCCTCGGGTGAGCCCGGCAACCCGAACCAGCCCGGCACCCCCGGCAAGCCGCGCAGCCTGGCCGGTGACGCCTGGCGCGACCTGCGCCGCAACCCGATCTTCTGGGTCTCGCTCACGCTGGTGCTGATCGTCACCCTGATGGCGGTCGCCCCCGGCCTGTTCACCGCGAACGACCCGAAGGACTGCCTGCTCTCCCGGCAGCACGCCGGGCCGTCCGGTGGGGCCATCTTCGGGTACGGCTTCCAGGGCTGCGACACCTTCTCCCGGGCGGTCTACGGCACGCAGGCCTCGCTGCTCGTCGGCGCGCTCTCCGCGCTGTTCACCGGCGTGCTCGCGCTGATCGTCGGCATGCTCGCCGGTTACTTCGGCGGATGGGTCGACGCCGTGCTCTCCCGGGTGATCGACATCGTGCTCGGCATCCCGCTGCTGCTCGCCGCGATCGTCCTGCTCAAGCGGGTCGGCACGGAGAGCCCGAACTTCCGGCTCGGCGCGGTCGTGCTGGTCCTGGCCCTCCTCGGCTGGACCACGGCCGCCCGGGTGGTCCGCTCCTCGGTGATCACCGCCAAGGAGCAGGACTACGTCGCGGCGGCCCGGATGCTCGGCGCCGGCAACGGCCGGATCATGCTGCGGCACATCCTGCCGAACGCGCTCGCCCCCGCCATCGTGGTGCTGACCATCGCGCTCGGTTCGTTCATCGCCGCCGAGGCGACCCTCTCGTTCCTCGGCATCGGCCTGAGCCAGGAGACCATCTCGTGGGGCCAGGACATCGACACCGGCCGGGTCCACATGCGGGAGGCCGCGACCCCGCTGATCGTCCCGTCGGCCTTCCTCGCGCTGACCGTGCTGGCGTTCATCATGCTCGGCGACGCGATCCGTGACGCCTTCGACCCGAAGCTGCGGTGA
- the purH gene encoding bifunctional phosphoribosylaminoimidazolecarboxamide formyltransferase/IMP cyclohydrolase: MSSTQDERRPIRRALVSVYDKTGLVELARALQAAGVEIVSTGSTAATIADAGVPVTAVETVTGFPEVLDGRVKTLHPKVHAGLLADLRKDSHVAQLDELGVAPFDLLVSNLYPFQATVASGASLDECVEQIDIGGPAMVRAAAKNHASVAVVTDPSAYPALRAALDAGGFTLTQRRALAARAFADIAEYDVAVANWCAVQLGEEPEWPGFAGLALRADRALRYGENPHQAAALYTDPDAPAGLAQAEQLHGKEMSYNNYVDADAAWRAANDFADQPAVAIIKHANPCGIAVGADVAEAHRKAHACDPVSAYGGVIAVNRPVSVEMARQVADIFTEVVVAPEFEAGAVEILQGKKNVRLLRAPGWSPPPAEWRQVSGGVLVQMADRVDAPGDDPATWTLATGDPADEETLGDLTFAWRAIRAVKSNAILLARDGATVGVGMGQVNRVDSARLAVSRAGADRARGAVCASDAFFPFADGPRILIEAGVRAIVQPGGSIRDEEVIAAAKEAGVTMYLTGTRHFFH; encoded by the coding sequence GTGAGCTCCACTCAGGACGAGCGCCGTCCGATCCGCCGGGCGCTGGTCAGCGTCTACGACAAGACCGGCCTGGTCGAGCTGGCCCGGGCGCTGCAGGCCGCCGGGGTGGAGATCGTCTCGACCGGGAGCACGGCTGCGACGATCGCCGACGCCGGCGTGCCGGTCACCGCCGTGGAGACGGTCACCGGGTTTCCCGAGGTCCTGGACGGCCGGGTCAAGACCCTGCACCCGAAGGTGCACGCCGGGCTCCTCGCGGACCTGCGCAAGGACTCGCACGTCGCCCAGCTCGACGAGCTGGGGGTGGCTCCGTTCGACCTGCTGGTGAGCAATCTCTACCCGTTCCAGGCCACCGTCGCGTCGGGCGCGAGCCTCGACGAGTGCGTGGAGCAGATCGACATCGGCGGTCCGGCGATGGTCCGGGCCGCGGCCAAGAACCACGCCTCGGTCGCCGTGGTGACCGACCCGTCGGCGTACCCGGCGCTGCGGGCCGCCCTCGACGCGGGGGGCTTCACCCTGACGCAGCGTCGCGCCCTGGCCGCGCGGGCGTTCGCCGACATCGCCGAGTACGACGTGGCGGTGGCGAACTGGTGCGCGGTGCAGCTCGGCGAGGAGCCGGAGTGGCCGGGCTTCGCCGGTCTGGCGCTGCGGGCGGACCGGGCCCTGCGGTACGGCGAGAACCCCCACCAGGCGGCGGCGCTCTACACCGACCCGGACGCGCCGGCCGGGCTGGCCCAGGCCGAGCAGCTGCACGGCAAGGAGATGTCCTACAACAACTACGTCGACGCGGACGCCGCGTGGCGGGCCGCCAACGACTTCGCCGACCAGCCGGCGGTGGCGATCATCAAGCACGCCAACCCGTGCGGCATCGCGGTCGGCGCGGACGTGGCCGAGGCGCACCGGAAGGCGCACGCCTGCGATCCCGTCTCCGCGTACGGGGGCGTGATCGCGGTGAACCGCCCGGTCTCGGTCGAGATGGCCCGTCAGGTGGCCGACATCTTCACTGAGGTGGTGGTGGCGCCGGAGTTCGAGGCCGGCGCGGTCGAGATCCTTCAGGGCAAGAAGAACGTCCGGCTGCTGCGTGCCCCGGGCTGGAGCCCCCCGCCCGCGGAGTGGCGGCAGGTCAGCGGCGGGGTGCTGGTGCAGATGGCGGACCGGGTCGACGCGCCGGGCGACGACCCGGCGACCTGGACCCTCGCCACCGGCGACCCGGCCGACGAGGAGACCCTGGGCGACCTGACCTTCGCCTGGCGGGCGATCCGCGCGGTGAAGAGCAACGCGATCCTGCTGGCCCGGGACGGCGCGACCGTCGGCGTCGGCATGGGCCAGGTCAACCGGGTCGACTCCGCGCGGCTGGCGGTCAGCCGCGCCGGCGCCGACCGGGCCCGGGGTGCGGTCTGCGCCTCGGACGCGTTCTTCCCGTTCGCCGACGGCCCGCGGATCCTCATCGAGGCGGGAGTCCGCGCGATCGTGCAGCCCGGCGGCTCGATCCGCGACGAGGAGGTCATCGCGGCCGCCAAGGAGGCCGGCGTGACGATGTACCTCACCGGCACCCGTCACTTCTTCCACTGA